In the genome of Methylomagnum ishizawai, the window GCTTGTGCCAGTTCGGGCTTGTCCCAGATTTTGGGGTCTTCGAGTTCGCGGAGAACTTCGGTCAGGCGTTCGGCTTTGATTTCGAAGTCAAAGATACCCCCTAAGGGCTTCCTGGCGGCCCCTCAGGTCTTTGATTTGGTGGTAGAGCGGGTTGAGTTCGCGCATGGTCGTTGGGGTTTCCTGTGCTGGTTAAAGGGGTGGGGATGCTAGCACAGAATGGGGGAGGGATTGGCGTTATAGCAAGCTGAAGCCGTGCCCGTCCGGTAGCCGATAGCGGGGAAAACCGGCGGTATCCACCGCCATGATTTCGGTGATGCCGGTTTCGACCGCGACCCAGTAGAGCGAGGCGTCGGCGAAATCCATTTCGTGCTTGCTTGCTTCTGTGTAGCGCTTAATCCATTTCCTCATTTGCGCGGTTAGCCGGGCAATTCAGACGGGGGCGAACCCTATGGATAGGAACATGATGCTTCTCTATGGTGTGAGCTGACCAAGGTTTTTGGGTCCCAAGATAGGGGTTGGTGGGTAGATTATTGGCGAAGTCTGGCGATAGTATCCTGGTGTTTGTATCTTAGCGGTGATCAATAGATGATTTTTTGTGAGTCATTATATGGGGGGTGGTATATGTTTTTTTGATGCATTTGTATATTTATTAGAATATTTGAAATTTCTTAGTATTGCTGTCATAAGTAACACTTGAGAAACAAGGGTTATAATCTGCGTTTTGTCGTTTGCCAAAATTCGATATCAGACTTATCATCAGATCGGGAGTTCGATCATGAGTTTGGGGTGCTGCAAAATGGTTAACTTGCCATCGGCTCTGCGATGATACTGTTTGCAGGGCTAGCGTCGGATTCCAAAGTTTTCGGATTCATTGCCGCGCTGAGTAAAGGCTTGCCAGACTGGCTTTATATCTAAGAAGTCGTGCGGTTTTTTGTATCTTCAGGCCTGTCACACAGAGGGGTGGCATAAAAAAGGTTCCAAACCCCGAAAGTAGGTGGCTGGTCCGGAGATGAATGGCAATATGATTATGGTATAAAATATGAATACTGTGGTAGATAAGTTCGTTATTCCTGCGCAGCCTAGTATTATGATAGAGTTAAACGGGCTGCTGAATAATGATGGTGTAAATATGGATACTATTGCGGAGGTTATTGGTAAGGATCCCGCGTTATCCGCAATGATGCTAAGAACCGTTAATACCCCGTTTTTTTCCCGAGGCCGTAAGTTTAATTCAATTAAACAAGCCACTGGCGTCATGGGGTTGGGTTGCATAAGAAGAGTTATGTTGAGTGCGGTTTTTAAAAGTCAATATTCAAAAATCAACGCAAAGAAGATGGAGCTGTTTTGGAGGCATTCTGAACTTAGTGCGATAGCATGTGAGATTATAGCGAGATGCTGTTATCCTGAATTGTCGGAGAGCGCTTATCTTGCCGGTTTGTTCCATGACTGCGCAGCACCGCTTTTTATCCAAAAATATGATGATTATTGTGAGTTTTTTAATAAGCATATCGAGAAAAGTGATAGCAAAATCGTAGACGAAGAAAATCGACGCTATTCTATAAATCACTGCATTATTGGAAATAGGTTTTGTAAAGCTTGGTCTCTTCCTGAAGTGGTTTGCTCTGGGATACTGTATCACCATGCCTCTTTGGAGAGGTCTACAGGTTTTAGTGAGGCCGCTCAGGCAAACACGTTAGTTGAAAAAATGGTCGCGATTCTTGCTGTCAATGACAAGATAGTCCAGAGGTTCGATTTATCGAAAAAGACTATAGCAATATCTTTGGATGAATATATGGAAAAACATAATGTTTTTATCGAGATATTAAGCATTGATAAGGATGATTTGTTGAATATAAAAGAAGATTTTCTGGATAAGGCATTTGGAGCCTGAGCGTCACCCAAGTCGTATGGGTTAAGCAAAAGCCCTTTCTTTCTCTAGGTCGGCAGCTTGTATGGTGGGTTATCGACATAACAAAACATACGTGTTTTAAATCTGGATATAACTCTATGGTCACTATGTACAGGACAAAACCCGCAATGCCCAGGCGAACTCATCGGACTTCTCGGTTGGGTTCAGGACGGTGTTGCGAAGGAAGTCGAGTCCGTGGCGGAAGAGGGACTTGAGGGGGCGCGACAGCGTTTTTTTTGACGGACGGGGCTGGGGCCGTCGTGGAGCAGTTCGCCGGTGCGGTAGGACCAGGCGAAGGCCAGGGCAAGCAGGCCCATGAGCTTGGCGAGGCGCTTGGGGTCGGTGAGGTGGGTATCCTCCAAGTTGAAGCCCCTGGATTTCAAAGCGCCGAACAGGGTTTCCACTTGCCAACGGTTGGCGTAGGCGTCGATGGCCCCGGCCTGTGGGGTGCCGGAGGAGGCGATGAACAGGAAGCCGCCGTCGTCGAGGCGCAGGGCGGAGAGGTGGACGAAGCAGCCCCACACCGGACGGCGCCCGACCAGGCGGTGGGTCTCGCCGGGCCGGAGCGAGCCGAACAATTGGTCCAAGCGCATCATCCGGATCCAACTGTTGGGAACGCGGGTGTCGCGCTTGAGGCGCTGGTGGAAGGGAATGCCCTTCTGTTGCAGCCAGCGGAACCAGTCCTCGCCGATGAACTCGCGGTCGGCCAGCAGGGCGGCGATCCGGGCGGTGCCGAAGACCTTCAGGAAGCGCTCCATCAACGCGATGCGCTCGGCGGTGTCGGAGTTCCCCGCTTTGCCGAGGACGCTCCAGAACACCGGCACGGCCATCCCCCGGTGGGCGATCCCCAGGACCAGGAAGTTGATCTCGGCCAGGCCGAACTTCCAGTTCGTGCGGTCCAGGGTCAGCCGCCAGGGGCCGTCGCCGACCGGGACCAGCCGCACCAACAGGCGGGCGAGGACGTCCTGGTCCAACTCGAACGCGCGGAAGAAGCGCTGGAGCCGCTTGTAGTGGGACTCCACCTTGGCCGGACCGCCGAAGCCGGTGGCGAGTTCCGCCAGGTTGACGCTGCGCACCTTGAGCAGGGCCAGCAGGAAATGCGCGAGGAAGCCGATCCGGGCCCCGTGCCACGGCAAGTGCTCGGACAGGACGGCCTTGAGGTCTTGATGAGGGTCAGCCATCGGAGGTAAAAGCCGGATAGTTTACGCCTTTGGCAATCAAGCAGTTAGGTTTTTGTCCTGTACTTAGCTATGGTCAACACCGCACTGAAGGAAACCGACTGCCGCCTCAAGAAATTGGGCAAACAAATCAGCAGCCTGGGCGAGAAATTCGGCAGTTTCATCGAAGGGCTGGTCCTGCCGTCCATGCAGAAAATCCTCAACGAACGCTTCGGGATGCAAATCGTCAGCCCCAGCGTGCGGGCCTACACGAACAGCGACCAGAATGTCGCCTATACGTCGAAGTCAAAAGCCATTTGCGCCCCGAGGCCATCGCCCAGATGAAAACCATCCTGAAGGATTTCAGGGAGTTCTTCCCCGAGCATCGGGATAAAACGGTATATGGCATCCTCGCCGCCGTGGACATCAGCGAAAAAATGCGCGAGGAAGTATTGAAAGCCGGGGTTTATGTCGCGGAAATCACGATGGCGTGTTCAGGCTGGATATGCCGGAAGGGTTTCAGCCGATGGCGTATTGAGCCTGGATTCGGTGCGGGACCGTGGCGAATATTCGGTTGCCAAGCACGTCCGGCGGGAATGACACCCTTCCCTATCCTACGAACGGGATAGGGTAGACCATCGCTTCACCGCGCCCTTGGCGACGATGGGTTTTCTGCGGTTCAGCAGATGCCGGGTTGATCGGAGTAGAATCCGGCTCGAATTTCAACCTTTGTCTATTGCCAGGAATGGATTCCTATGGACATTTTCAACGTGGACGTATCGTCCCCCGAAATCTGGTTCTCTTTCCTTGCCCTCGCGTTCATGGAAATCGTGTTGGGTATCGACAATATCCTATTCATTTCCATCCTGGTGGCCCAACTCCCGGCCGCCCGGCAGTTTTCCGCCCGCGTGGTCGGCCTGAGCTTCGCGCTGGTGCTACGGGTATTGTTCTTGATGGGCGTGGTCTGGCTGACCCGTTTGGTGGAACCGGTGGTCGAGGTCGCCGGGATGGCGTTCTCCTGGCGCGATCTGATCCTACTCGCGGGCGGTGTCTTCCTGATCGGCAAGGCCACCACCGAAATCCATGGCACCGTCGAAAGCCGGGAAGCGGACACCAAGGCCGCGTCCGCCCGGCTGTTCGGTCTGGTG includes:
- a CDS encoding IS4 family transposase yields the protein MADPHQDLKAVLSEHLPWHGARIGFLAHFLLALLKVRSVNLAELATGFGGPAKVESHYKRLQRFFRAFELDQDVLARLLVRLVPVGDGPWRLTLDRTNWKFGLAEINFLVLGIAHRGMAVPVFWSVLGKAGNSDTAERIALMERFLKVFGTARIAALLADREFIGEDWFRWLQQKGIPFHQRLKRDTRVPNSWIRMMRLDQLFGSLRPGETHRLVGRRPVWGCFVHLSALRLDDGGFLFIASSGTPQAGAIDAYANRWQVETLFGALKSRGFNLEDTHLTDPKRLAKLMGLLALAFAWSYRTGELLHDGPSPVRQKKRCRAPSSPSSATDSTSFATPS
- a CDS encoding HDOD domain-containing protein; the protein is MNTVVDKFVIPAQPSIMIELNGLLNNDGVNMDTIAEVIGKDPALSAMMLRTVNTPFFSRGRKFNSIKQATGVMGLGCIRRVMLSAVFKSQYSKINAKKMELFWRHSELSAIACEIIARCCYPELSESAYLAGLFHDCAAPLFIQKYDDYCEFFNKHIEKSDSKIVDEENRRYSINHCIIGNRFCKAWSLPEVVCSGILYHHASLERSTGFSEAAQANTLVEKMVAILAVNDKIVQRFDLSKKTIAISLDEYMEKHNVFIEILSIDKDDLLNIKEDFLDKAFGA
- a CDS encoding TerC family protein, encoding MDIFNVDVSSPEIWFSFLALAFMEIVLGIDNILFISILVAQLPAARQFSARVVGLSFALVLRVLFLMGVVWLTRLVEPVVEVAGMAFSWRDLILLAGGVFLIGKATTEIHGTVESREADTKAASARLFGLVIVQIVLLDLVFSVDSVLTAIGMSDVLGVMVAAVFVAIVVMLVASGPLSRFIERHPTTKMLALAFLLIIGIALVADGLEFHIPRGYLYFAIVFSAFVEFLNLLRGQRRKPGKNPSTLQERRGG
- a CDS encoding DUF3782 domain-containing protein, giving the protein MVNTALKETDCRLKKLGKQISSLGEKFGSFIEGLVLPSMQKILNERFGMQIVSPSVRAYTNSDQNVAYTSKSKAICAPRPSPR